In Lactococcus garvieae subsp. garvieae, the following proteins share a genomic window:
- a CDS encoding lactate oxidase, with the protein MTYVTSNDEQKVEIVNIASLEGRVKDRMEAQGNKGAFGYIRGGAEDEWTMRENTASFNTKSISPRVLRGIDSADLRTSIFGIDLKTPIIQAPVAAQGLAHMEGEVDTAKAMEEVGSLFSISTYGSTSVEDAAAAVNGAPQFFQLYMSKDDQFNQFLLEKAVKSGVKAIILTADSTLGGYREEDVINHFQFPLPMPNLAAFSESDGVGKGIFEIYAEAKQGLVLSDIQKIKNWTNLPVIVKGIQDPVDAMEAIAAGADGIWVSNHGGRQLDGGPASFTVLPRIAQVVNKRVPIIFDSGVRRGEHVFKALASGADLVAIGRPVLYGLNLGGKEGVKSVFEHLNKELSITMQLAGAKDIEAIKNTNLL; encoded by the coding sequence ATGACATATGTTACTAGTAATGATGAACAAAAAGTAGAAATCGTAAATATTGCTTCACTTGAGGGACGTGTAAAAGATCGTATGGAAGCTCAAGGGAATAAAGGTGCGTTTGGTTATATTCGTGGCGGCGCAGAGGATGAATGGACAATGCGGGAAAATACGGCTTCCTTTAATACGAAATCAATCTCTCCGCGTGTGTTACGGGGGATTGATTCTGCAGACTTGAGAACCAGCATTTTTGGGATCGATCTTAAAACACCGATTATACAAGCTCCGGTTGCTGCACAAGGTTTGGCTCATATGGAAGGAGAGGTTGACACAGCTAAAGCTATGGAAGAAGTGGGCTCACTTTTCTCTATTTCAACTTATGGTTCAACATCTGTGGAAGATGCAGCAGCAGCTGTTAATGGCGCACCACAATTTTTTCAACTTTATATGAGTAAAGATGACCAATTTAATCAATTTTTGCTTGAAAAAGCAGTGAAATCTGGAGTAAAAGCGATTATCTTAACTGCTGACTCTACACTTGGGGGTTATCGTGAAGAAGATGTGATTAATCATTTCCAATTTCCATTGCCAATGCCAAATTTGGCAGCATTTTCTGAATCAGATGGCGTTGGAAAAGGTATTTTTGAAATTTATGCGGAAGCAAAACAAGGGCTTGTCCTCTCTGACATTCAAAAAATTAAAAACTGGACAAATCTTCCTGTTATCGTGAAAGGTATTCAAGATCCAGTGGATGCGATGGAGGCTATTGCAGCAGGTGCTGATGGTATTTGGGTATCTAATCACGGAGGACGTCAACTGGATGGAGGACCAGCTTCCTTTACGGTCCTTCCAAGAATTGCACAAGTGGTCAATAAACGTGTCCCAATTATTTTTGATAGTGGTGTACGTCGTGGTGAGCATGTCTTCAAAGCTTTAGCTAGTGGTGCAGACCTAGTTGCCATTGGTCGTCCTGTACTTTACGGCTTAAACTTAGGTGGTAAAGAAGGTGTTAAATCAGTGTTTGAACATCTTAATAAAGAATTATCAATCACTATGCAGTTGGCTGGTGCTAAAGATATCGAAGCAATCAAAAATACAAACTTACTTTAA
- the rbsD gene encoding D-ribose pyranase — MKKTKVINSDISRVIAQMGHFDKLSIGDAGMPVPKGTEKIDLAVDKGIPSFMDVLNNVLEELEVQKVYLAEEIKENNPQILAQITDRLPDTPVEFIPHSDMKAELNNCHAFIRTGEMTPYANILLESNVVF; from the coding sequence ATGAAAAAAACAAAAGTTATAAATTCTGATATTTCACGTGTTATTGCCCAAATGGGCCACTTTGACAAGCTCAGCATTGGTGATGCTGGGATGCCAGTTCCAAAAGGAACAGAAAAAATTGACTTGGCTGTAGATAAGGGTATTCCAAGCTTCATGGACGTTTTAAATAATGTTTTGGAAGAACTTGAAGTTCAAAAAGTTTATCTTGCTGAAGAAATTAAAGAAAACAATCCCCAAATTTTAGCCCAAATCACTGATCGTTTACCGGATACACCTGTAGAATTTATCCCACATAGCGATATGAAGGCAGAGCTAAATAACTGTCATGCCTTTATCCGTACAGGAGAAATGACACCATACGCAAACATCTTACTAGAAAGCAATGTCGTATTTTAA
- the spxB gene encoding pyruvate oxidase has protein sequence MVETIKAGVAAVKVLENWGVKDIYGLPGGSINSLMDALLEEKERIRFVQVRHEEVGAMAASMHAKFTGHIGVAFGSAGPGGTHLMNGLYDAKEDHVPLLAIIGQFGTTGMNMDTFQEMNEDPIYADVSVYHRVVMTAQSLPHIIDEAIRQAYSKKGVAVVQLPVDLGWQEIEKDSWFDASQAYIQPEFAEPKQEALDHAMQILQKAERPVIFSGIGMRGAGSELMALSRKIKAPIMVSALAIDIVDDDFEAFLGSPTRVSRKPANDAIANADTVLMLGTNQPFIDVTNMFEHVKHVIQVDIDPAKLGKRQRTELSILADAKKVVKALSQQMKEKEETPWWRANVKNIVNWKNYTQALEEDKENPLNLYQVYHAINKVAKNDALFSTDVGDVTMTSVRHLHMGKGQLWRTSGLFATMGVGLPGAISAKLDFPERQVWSLSGDGAFSMVMQDLATQAQEKLPIINVVFSNQQFGFIKDEQETTNKGYLGVEFTGIDFAKVSEAMGVHGFTVSKVEELDDVFAQAMKLVESGLPVLIDAKITGESPIPVERLQLDPKQYSQETIDAFKERFHAEKLQPFAVYMEEEGLTEAGKATDLGGF, from the coding sequence ATGGTAGAAACAATAAAAGCTGGTGTTGCAGCAGTTAAAGTTCTTGAAAATTGGGGAGTAAAAGATATTTATGGTCTGCCAGGTGGCTCCATCAATTCCTTAATGGATGCCCTCTTAGAAGAAAAAGAGCGTATTCGTTTTGTTCAGGTCCGTCATGAAGAAGTGGGTGCGATGGCTGCAAGTATGCATGCTAAATTTACAGGCCATATTGGTGTAGCCTTTGGTTCTGCAGGACCTGGTGGAACGCACTTAATGAATGGTTTATATGATGCAAAAGAAGATCATGTCCCTTTGTTAGCAATTATTGGCCAATTTGGCACTACTGGAATGAATATGGATACTTTCCAAGAAATGAATGAAGATCCTATTTATGCGGATGTTTCCGTCTATCATCGTGTGGTTATGACTGCACAATCGCTTCCTCATATTATTGACGAAGCGATTCGTCAAGCTTACAGCAAAAAAGGTGTGGCTGTAGTTCAACTTCCAGTTGATTTAGGCTGGCAAGAAATTGAAAAAGATTCATGGTTTGATGCAAGTCAAGCTTATATCCAACCCGAATTTGCGGAACCCAAGCAAGAAGCTCTTGATCATGCAATGCAAATTTTACAAAAAGCTGAACGTCCAGTTATTTTCTCTGGTATTGGGATGCGTGGGGCAGGGAGTGAGCTTATGGCGCTTTCAAGAAAAATTAAAGCTCCTATAATGGTCTCTGCACTGGCTATTGATATTGTGGACGATGACTTTGAAGCTTTTCTTGGATCACCTACTCGAGTTTCAAGAAAACCAGCTAATGATGCTATTGCAAATGCGGATACCGTGTTAATGCTGGGAACCAACCAACCTTTTATCGATGTTACGAATATGTTTGAACATGTGAAACATGTGATTCAAGTAGATATTGATCCTGCAAAATTAGGCAAACGTCAACGGACAGAACTTAGCATTTTAGCGGATGCTAAAAAAGTTGTGAAAGCTCTCTCTCAACAAATGAAGGAAAAAGAAGAGACACCTTGGTGGCGTGCCAATGTAAAAAACATTGTGAACTGGAAAAATTATACGCAGGCGCTTGAAGAAGATAAAGAAAATCCGTTGAATCTTTATCAGGTCTATCATGCCATTAATAAAGTCGCGAAAAATGATGCCCTCTTTTCAACTGATGTTGGGGATGTTACGATGACCTCTGTTCGTCATTTGCATATGGGCAAAGGTCAACTTTGGCGTACATCTGGCTTGTTTGCGACAATGGGAGTTGGGCTTCCGGGTGCGATTTCGGCCAAACTAGACTTTCCTGAGCGTCAAGTATGGTCGCTCTCAGGTGATGGTGCTTTTTCAATGGTTATGCAAGATTTAGCCACTCAAGCTCAAGAAAAGTTACCAATTATTAATGTCGTTTTCTCTAACCAACAATTTGGGTTTATCAAAGATGAGCAAGAAACTACTAATAAAGGTTATCTTGGGGTAGAATTTACTGGAATTGATTTTGCAAAAGTTTCCGAGGCAATGGGGGTGCATGGTTTTACAGTAAGCAAAGTCGAAGAGTTGGACGATGTTTTTGCCCAAGCGATGAAATTAGTTGAATCAGGTTTACCTGTGCTTATTGATGCTAAAATTACGGGCGAAAGTCCTATTCCAGTGGAACGTTTACAACTCGATCCTAAACAATATTCACAAGAAACTATTGATGCTTTCAAAGAACGTTTCCATGCTGAAAAATTACAACCTTTTGCTGTTTATATGGAAGAAGAAGGTTTAACTGAGGCAGGAAAGGCGACAGACTTGGGAGGCTTCTAG
- a CDS encoding GNAT family N-acetyltransferase gives MKTVEEDNNIILYNDNNERIGEMTFMTMGNNIVITHTGVAIEYRGQGLAQLLLKAGIEKARKEDLKLQATCPYAAKYFRAHKEELQDVLK, from the coding sequence ATGAAAACTGTTGAAGAAGACAACAACATTATCTTGTACAATGACAATAATGAGCGCATTGGCGAGATGACATTTATGACAATGGGCAACAATATTGTGATAACGCATACAGGTGTTGCTATCGAATATCGAGGCCAAGGTCTTGCTCAATTGCTTTTAAAAGCAGGAATTGAAAAAGCACGCAAAGAAGACCTCAAACTTCAAGCAACTTGCCCTTATGCGGCAAAGTATTTTAGAGCACATAAAGAAGAATTACAAGACGTTTTAAAATAG
- a CDS encoding dihydrolipoyl dehydrogenase family protein — protein MEKYDYIIVGAGPGGNALAYALKAQGASVLIAEKDKWGGTCPNYGCDPTKIMMTLVEAKYRAENLASAGLHGSLRIDWQEMLARKKAYSDAIPSGTEQGLKNAGIETVYGSASFQTDGHLAVEGKVYVADNYILATGARPRVLDIPGSEYLLTSNDFLELEELPKRLVFLGSGYVSLELAQIAHAAGAEVSVLTHGALKIRGFADDFAVSYIKQLQKEGISFVDNFSPERLEQTDSGIEIISEDKRKVTADGVISAVGRIPNIEDLNLDAVGVKTTAKGIEVNEFLQTQHPNIYAIGDVLDKKQPKLTPVSGFEARYLARYFAQKGQIEAIQYPAIPTVIFGSSKLAQIGQTQILDKENERSLDMTDWYTYKRIADPLSKINVIVNDKNEILGATLLSTVAEELVNILNFCINQTINLDKFQNMIMAYPTIASDLFYLYD, from the coding sequence ATGGAAAAATATGACTATATTATTGTCGGCGCAGGACCTGGAGGAAATGCACTAGCTTATGCACTCAAAGCGCAAGGAGCATCTGTCCTTATTGCGGAAAAGGATAAATGGGGCGGCACATGTCCGAACTATGGCTGCGATCCCACCAAGATCATGATGACACTTGTCGAGGCAAAGTACAGAGCAGAAAATTTAGCTTCTGCTGGTCTACACGGCAGTCTTAGAATTGATTGGCAAGAGATGTTGGCTCGGAAAAAAGCATACAGTGATGCCATCCCTTCAGGAACTGAACAAGGATTGAAAAATGCAGGCATAGAGACTGTTTATGGCTCGGCAAGTTTTCAGACCGATGGACATCTAGCTGTTGAGGGTAAGGTATACGTTGCGGATAACTATATCCTAGCAACTGGTGCACGACCAAGAGTTTTGGATATTCCAGGCAGTGAGTATTTGCTGACTTCCAATGACTTCTTAGAGTTAGAGGAACTTCCCAAACGTCTTGTTTTCTTAGGTTCAGGTTATGTCTCACTCGAATTAGCCCAAATCGCTCATGCAGCGGGAGCTGAGGTTTCTGTACTCACTCACGGGGCACTAAAAATTCGAGGTTTTGCGGACGATTTTGCTGTTTCTTATATTAAGCAATTACAAAAGGAAGGTATTTCCTTTGTTGATAATTTTTCTCCTGAAAGACTGGAACAAACTGATTCGGGAATCGAAATTATTAGTGAAGACAAGCGCAAAGTCACTGCGGATGGTGTTATCTCAGCAGTTGGACGTATTCCTAATATTGAAGACCTAAATCTAGACGCTGTCGGCGTAAAAACAACGGCTAAAGGTATCGAGGTCAATGAATTTTTGCAAACTCAGCATCCAAATATATATGCTATCGGAGATGTTTTAGATAAAAAACAGCCCAAACTAACACCTGTTTCAGGTTTTGAGGCCAGATACCTTGCACGTTATTTTGCACAGAAGGGTCAAATTGAAGCTATCCAATATCCGGCCATTCCTACTGTTATTTTTGGATCCAGCAAGCTCGCTCAAATTGGTCAAACTCAAATTCTTGATAAAGAAAATGAGCGAAGCTTAGATATGACGGATTGGTATACCTATAAACGCATCGCTGATCCCCTTTCAAAAATCAATGTTATTGTAAATGATAAAAATGAAATTCTTGGAGCAACACTTCTCTCGACCGTGGCAGAAGAACTTGTAAATATCTTGAATTTCTGTATTAACCAAACTATTAATTTGGACAAATTTCAAAATATGATCATGGCCTATCCCACAATTGCCAGTGATTTATTCTATCTTTATGACTAA
- a CDS encoding YxeA family protein, translated as MKRFIGLTVISIIFCGGYFALKHILNTTDYYAKVTLENKTSSADRHTRGSESEYVYLFKSSNSKGEVKDLSLCAESLHEGVYIMAHVNYDKVVRWNIVEERSVPPKALEKIKL; from the coding sequence ATGAAAAGATTTATTGGATTAACTGTTATATCAATTATTTTTTGTGGAGGCTATTTTGCTTTAAAACATATTTTAAACACGACCGACTATTACGCGAAGGTCACTTTGGAGAATAAGACAAGTTCCGCAGACAGACATACTCGTGGCTCAGAAAGTGAATATGTCTATCTCTTCAAATCGTCTAATAGTAAAGGAGAAGTCAAAGATCTAAGTTTATGTGCAGAGTCATTACACGAAGGTGTATACATCATGGCTCACGTAAATTACGATAAGGTTGTACGTTGGAATATTGTAGAAGAAAGAAGTGTTCCGCCAAAAGCGCTAGAAAAGATAAAGTTATAG
- the rsgA gene encoding ribosome small subunit-dependent GTPase A encodes MNTNYTLNTLGFTEKFKQEALKYPAFYPGRVIEQNRNQYTVATQSGEVKAEVSGKYRFETSASLDFPVVGDFVLLDRETDSTGRAQIQRCLLRHSALIRKAAGEAHERQLMAANIDKVLICMSLNEDFNLRRAERYLTLVWVSGALPVFVLTKTDVAEDMEQKQAALQEISFGVDIIMTSSQTENGYVPLQSYITTGETYVLIGSSGVGKSTLVNTLLGQKTLKTNDLRNDGKGKHTTTQRRLFQLPSGAMIIDTPGIREVGLDQASFNESFSDIAALESQCKFSDCAHGTEPECAVQAALIQGELSYERFVNYQKLQKEMAYTGLHAKEVERKKLDMMFKEVGGMKKARKTLKQKNKRHY; translated from the coding sequence TTGAACACAAACTACACATTAAATACATTAGGCTTTACAGAAAAGTTTAAACAAGAAGCTCTAAAATATCCAGCTTTTTATCCCGGACGAGTAATTGAACAGAACCGTAACCAATACACCGTCGCAACTCAATCAGGTGAAGTCAAAGCAGAAGTATCGGGGAAATACCGTTTTGAAACATCAGCATCACTTGACTTTCCAGTAGTCGGAGATTTTGTTCTCTTAGATCGAGAAACAGATTCTACCGGACGCGCCCAAATTCAACGCTGTTTACTGCGCCATTCAGCCCTTATTCGTAAAGCAGCAGGAGAGGCGCATGAACGCCAACTTATGGCGGCTAATATAGATAAAGTTCTGATTTGTATGTCGCTGAACGAAGACTTTAATTTGCGACGCGCAGAGCGTTATCTTACTCTAGTATGGGTATCAGGTGCTCTTCCTGTCTTTGTGTTAACTAAAACAGATGTAGCGGAAGATATGGAACAAAAACAAGCAGCGCTTCAAGAAATTAGTTTCGGTGTTGATATTATTATGACATCCTCACAAACTGAAAATGGATATGTTCCTTTACAGTCCTACATCACAACCGGTGAAACCTATGTTTTGATTGGTTCATCTGGTGTGGGTAAATCAACATTGGTGAACACATTACTAGGACAAAAAACGTTAAAAACAAATGACCTACGTAATGATGGTAAAGGAAAACATACCACGACACAACGTAGACTATTTCAACTGCCTTCAGGAGCTATGATTATTGATACACCCGGGATACGTGAAGTTGGCTTAGATCAAGCTAGTTTTAACGAAAGCTTCTCAGATATTGCAGCTTTAGAGTCACAGTGTAAGTTTTCTGATTGTGCGCACGGCACTGAACCAGAATGCGCTGTTCAAGCTGCTCTTATACAAGGGGAACTTTCCTACGAACGTTTTGTAAACTATCAAAAATTACAAAAAGAAATGGCTTACACAGGTTTGCATGCTAAAGAAGTTGAAAGAAAAAAACTCGACATGATGTTTAAAGAAGTTGGTGGGATGAAAAAAGCCCGTAAAACTCTCAAACAAAAAAATAAGCGGCATTACTAA
- the rbsU gene encoding ribose/proton symporter RbsU produces the protein MNTTALLIGLGPLLGWGLYPTIVSKIGGKPVNQILGSTLGTLIFALVFSVSQGIHLASGMDLFLGILSGIGWAAGQIVTFYCFSLIGSSKVMPITTAFQLLAASLWGVVALGNWPGVSAKILGAFSLILIIFGASLTVWSEEKTPASTGLLRKVVIFLALGAIGYWAYSAAPQASNLSGQEAFLPQAIGMLLTALIYSIVISFKEKTKMAIFESVSYKHIISGFFFAFAALTYLISAQPDMNGLATGFILSQTSVVLATLTGIWFLNQRKTKKEMLLTIIGLVLIIIAASITVTI, from the coding sequence ATGAACACAACAGCACTATTAATTGGTCTTGGCCCGCTACTTGGTTGGGGGCTTTACCCAACAATCGTTTCAAAAATTGGTGGGAAACCCGTCAACCAAATCCTCGGTTCAACTTTAGGTACTCTCATTTTCGCCCTAGTTTTTTCAGTGTCACAAGGCATTCATTTAGCTTCAGGGATGGATTTATTCCTCGGTATTTTATCTGGTATTGGTTGGGCTGCAGGACAAATCGTCACTTTTTACTGCTTTAGTTTGATTGGTTCTTCTAAAGTAATGCCAATTACGACAGCTTTCCAACTCTTAGCTGCATCACTTTGGGGTGTGGTTGCTTTGGGAAACTGGCCTGGAGTAAGTGCTAAAATTTTGGGAGCTTTCTCTCTTATCCTTATTATTTTTGGTGCGAGCTTAACGGTTTGGTCTGAAGAAAAAACACCCGCAAGTACAGGTCTTTTGAGAAAAGTAGTTATTTTCTTAGCTCTTGGAGCGATTGGTTATTGGGCCTACTCTGCTGCCCCTCAAGCAAGTAACTTATCAGGTCAAGAGGCCTTCCTCCCACAAGCCATTGGTATGTTATTGACTGCCCTTATTTATAGTATTGTCATCTCTTTCAAAGAGAAGACAAAAATGGCAATCTTCGAAAGTGTATCCTACAAGCATATTATTTCTGGTTTCTTCTTTGCATTTGCGGCCTTAACTTATCTTATCTCAGCTCAGCCTGATATGAATGGTTTGGCAACTGGATTTATCCTCTCTCAAACATCTGTTGTATTAGCAACATTGACAGGAATCTGGTTCTTAAATCAAAGAAAAACAAAAAAAGAAATGCTCTTAACAATTATTGGTCTGGTCTTAATTATTATTGCAGCCTCAATAACGGTTACTATTTAA
- the rbsK gene encoding ribokinase, translating to MNKITIIGSINLDTTLRVSNMPKPGETLHAKEHFTAGGGKGANQAVAAKRSGADTFFIGAIGKDGAGQMMRELLEYEDIDTSAVQLLESQSTGQAFITVDDSGENSIMIFSGANNAFTPEHVENSKHIIENSDFLIAQFESALDSTVAAFKCAKENKVRTILNPAPARTDIPQELLATTDIIVPNETEAELITGIKVEDEHSLKAAADYFHNLGIEAVIITLGSKGAYYDIKDGKSGIIPAFKVAAVDTTAAGDTFIGALSTVLKADFSNIEDAILYGSKASSLTVQRYGAQPSIPYKNELD from the coding sequence ATGAATAAGATCACAATTATTGGCAGTATCAATCTAGATACAACTTTGAGAGTAAGCAATATGCCGAAACCAGGTGAGACTTTACATGCAAAAGAACATTTTACTGCCGGTGGCGGTAAAGGTGCGAACCAAGCGGTAGCAGCAAAGCGTTCTGGTGCTGATACTTTCTTTATTGGCGCTATTGGTAAAGACGGTGCTGGGCAAATGATGCGTGAGCTTTTAGAGTATGAAGATATTGACACATCAGCTGTCCAACTCTTAGAAAGTCAATCGACTGGTCAAGCCTTTATTACCGTGGATGATTCTGGTGAAAACAGCATTATGATTTTCTCAGGGGCAAATAATGCATTTACCCCCGAACACGTTGAAAACTCCAAACATATTATTGAAAATAGTGATTTTTTGATTGCACAATTTGAAAGCGCGCTTGACAGTACAGTCGCAGCCTTTAAGTGTGCGAAAGAAAATAAGGTGCGGACTATTCTCAATCCCGCACCTGCGAGAACGGATATTCCTCAAGAACTTTTGGCTACAACGGATATCATTGTGCCTAATGAAACAGAAGCTGAACTCATAACTGGAATAAAAGTGGAAGATGAGCACAGTCTGAAAGCTGCGGCAGATTATTTCCACAATCTTGGTATTGAAGCAGTGATTATTACCTTAGGAAGCAAGGGGGCTTATTATGACATCAAAGATGGCAAGTCTGGTATCATCCCCGCTTTCAAGGTAGCGGCTGTCGATACAACAGCTGCAGGTGATACTTTCATTGGCGCTTTAAGCACTGTTTTGAAAGCAGACTTCAGTAATATTGAGGATGCTATTCTTTATGGCAGTAAAGCCTCATCACTGACTGTACAAAGATACGGCGCACAACCCTCTATTCCCTACAAAAATGAACTGGATTAG
- a CDS encoding LacI family DNA-binding transcriptional regulator — translation MATIKQVASKAGVSVSTVSRYITHKGYVSAEAEVKIKKAIQDLNYSPNISAQSLKSKKSNLVGLLLPDISNPFFPMLAKGVEEFLREKGYQLILGNVNEDREIIKSYLQFLVQSNAAGVITTVDFKEEFPEFDLPAVTVDRVGKKSEFGVFSDNSQGGLLAAKAAVEAGAQQIAVVRGPLTTDNTNERFSSSIAYLNQAAVSYQVFQSRSYDFSEIQAEAEKLLRKQKTLDTIILPSDVHAVAYMQEIHRMNKRIPEDIQLIGYDDILMSKYVYPALSTIHQPAYEMGHEAAQLIYKLANHQPIDQKQIKLKVSYVERDSTRKNKGELK, via the coding sequence TTGGCTACAATTAAACAGGTTGCCTCGAAAGCTGGCGTGTCCGTGTCTACTGTTTCAAGATATATCACACATAAAGGATATGTTAGCGCAGAAGCAGAGGTAAAGATTAAAAAAGCGATTCAAGACTTGAATTACTCACCTAATATCTCAGCTCAGTCTCTTAAAAGTAAAAAAAGTAACTTGGTCGGTCTTTTATTGCCGGATATCTCTAACCCTTTCTTTCCGATGTTGGCGAAAGGTGTGGAAGAATTTCTGAGAGAAAAAGGCTATCAACTGATCTTAGGGAATGTTAATGAAGATCGTGAAATCATCAAGTCTTATCTTCAGTTTTTAGTTCAAAGCAATGCTGCTGGCGTGATCACAACAGTTGACTTTAAGGAAGAATTTCCTGAATTTGATTTACCAGCAGTCACTGTGGATCGTGTAGGTAAGAAAAGTGAATTTGGTGTCTTTTCGGACAACAGTCAAGGTGGCTTACTTGCTGCAAAAGCTGCAGTAGAAGCAGGAGCACAGCAGATTGCAGTTGTTCGAGGACCTTTGACCACCGATAATACGAATGAACGCTTTAGTTCTAGTATTGCCTACTTGAATCAAGCAGCAGTGAGCTATCAAGTTTTTCAAAGTAGGAGTTATGATTTTTCGGAAATTCAAGCAGAAGCAGAAAAACTTCTCCGCAAACAGAAAACTCTTGATACGATTATTCTGCCTTCGGACGTCCATGCGGTTGCATATATGCAGGAGATCCATCGAATGAATAAACGTATTCCTGAAGATATCCAGCTGATTGGTTATGATGATATTTTGATGAGCAAATACGTTTATCCCGCGCTTTCAACGATTCATCAACCCGCTTATGAAATGGGACATGAAGCAGCCCAATTAATTTATAAACTGGCCAACCATCAGCCGATTGACCAAAAACAGATTAAACTTAAAGTTTCTTATGTTGAACGTGACAGTACAAGAAAAAATAAAGGAGAACTAAAATGA
- a CDS encoding (4Fe-4S)-binding protein, with translation MDNSKINNQAATDENLEQAGYRRYRGKEMDIYYNAQICEHAGECVRGNPAVWEVGRRPWILPDNGEKIDNQAIINRCPSGALKFIK, from the coding sequence ATGGACAATTCAAAAATTAATAATCAAGCTGCAACTGATGAAAACTTGGAGCAAGCAGGTTACCGACGTTATCGTGGCAAGGAAATGGATATCTATTATAATGCTCAAATCTGTGAACATGCAGGAGAATGTGTACGTGGTAATCCAGCTGTCTGGGAAGTAGGACGTCGACCATGGATTCTCCCTGACAATGGAGAAAAAATTGATAACCAAGCGATTATCAATCGTTGTCCATCTGGTGCACTGAAATTTATCAAGTAA